A DNA window from Parus major isolate Abel chromosome 9, Parus_major1.1, whole genome shotgun sequence contains the following coding sequences:
- the CP gene encoding ceruloplasmin isoform X2, with protein MKLFLLSCLLISCCFQAGAVNREYYIGITETAWNYAPGNANAISGQLFAEEEQAEVFLKRGPHRIGSTYKKAIYIQYTNHLYDVIVDKPSWLGFLGPIIKGEVGDSITIHLKNFASRNYTLHPHGVRYTKENEGAFYPDTTKDLQKQDDAVEPGGQYTYTWDVTEDQGPAEADADCITRAYHSHIDGPRDVASGLVGPLIICRKGTEIKRDSDQHFDAEFILMFSVVDENLSWYLEDNIRTYCSEPSKVDKDNEDFQESNKMHSINGYMYGYLPNLTMCVKDKIKWHLFGMGNEADIHSAYFHGQTLIERHHRVDTISLFPATFMDAVMVPRSPGEWLLSCQVNDHIEGGMQALFKVEDCKKSTPSHNESTKIRQYFIAAEEIIWNYGPSAVNHFTGQELIVDSESHIFFKQSETRIGGSYKKAIYKEYTDGSFTEYKKRLAEEAHLGLLGPVIRAEVGERIMVTFRNNASRPFSIQPHGVSYRSSEAGARYGSASTGTKSPASHVSPGTTFTYEWDVPEDVGPTEQDPDCLTWLYYSAVDAVRDTSSGLVGPLLVCRKGALLSSGKQKNVNVEFFLLATVFDENLSWYLDDNILMFTLRPDKIDKDDEDFQESNKMHSINGYMYGNQPGLEMCKGSVVSWHLMGLGSEVDVHGIYFSENTFVSKGTRRDTANLFPHTVLTAIMKPDSEGVFEVSCLTTDHYTGGMKQNYKVKKCHWWNVDLSMYLHEKIYYIAAVEVEWDYSPNRTWEFERHQYHEESPGNPFLNKDNKFIGSKYKKVVYREYTDQTFSTLKNRAKEQQHLEIQGPLLVSNIGDKIIIVFKNLASRPYSIHAHGVKTDSSVVAVTNPGINGKVFGNLHGLTMHVGDNVSWYLMGMGNEIDIHTAHFHGHSFDYKQTGVYRADVFDLFPGTSQTVEMTPQNPGTWLLHCHVTAHIHAGMEVTYTVLPKEVKQSLLPRLFNQFNCKGMTGTQE; from the exons ATGAAGCTATTTCTCCTAAGCTGCTTGCTGATTTCTTGCTGTTTCCAAGCTGGGGCTGTGAACCGGGAATACTATATTGGCATTACAGAGACAGCCTGGAACTATGCACCTGGCAATGCCAATGCCATCTCTGGGCAGCTTTTTGCAGAAGAAGA GCAGGCTGAAGTCTTTCTCAAAAGAGGACCACACAGGATAGGAAGCACGTACAAGAAGGCTATCTACATTCAATATACCAATCATTTATATGATGTGATAGTTGACAAACCTTCCTGGCTGGGTTTTTTAGGTCCTATAATTAAGGGAGAAGTTGGAGATTCCATTACTATTCACTTGAAAAACTTTGCTTCCAGAAACTACACACTGCATCCACATGGTGTAAgatacacaaaagaaaatgaag GTGCTTTTTATCCTGACACCACCAAAGATTTGCAAAAGCAAGATGATGCTGTGGAGCCTGGAGGCCAGTACACTTACACATGGGATGTGACAGAAGATCAAGGTCCAGCTGAAGCAGATGCAGACTGCATAACCAGGGCTTACCACTCCCACATAGATGGTCCAAGAGATGTTGCCTCAGGTCTTGTTGGGCCTTTAATAATTTGCAGGAAAG gtacAGAAATTAAGAGGGACAGTGATCAACACTTTGATGCTGAATTTATCCTTATGTTTTCTGTGGTGGATGAAAATCTCAGTTGGTATCTAGAGGACAATATCAGAACCTACTGTTCTGAGCCTTCCAAAGTGGACAAAGATAATGAGGACTTCCAGGAAAGCAATAAAATGCACT ctATCAACGGGTACATGTATGGATACCTCCCAAACCTCACAATGTGTGTGAAAGATAAGATAAAATGGCATCTCTTTGGCATGGGTAATGAAGCTGATATCCATTCAGCCTACTTTCATGGGCAGACCTTAATAGAAAGGCATCATCGAGTTGACACCATCAGCCTGTTCCCAGCCACATTCATGGATGCTGTCATGGTACCAAGGAGCCCTGGGGAATGGCTGCTCAGCTGCCAAGTGAATGACCATATTGAAG gtggTATGCAGGCCCTTTTTAAAGTAGAAGATTGTAAGAAATCCACACCAAGTCACAATGAGAGTACAAAGATAAGACAGTACTTCATTGCTGCTGAAGAGATCATCTGGAATTATGGCCCATCTGCAGTGAACCATTTTACAGGACAAGAATTAATTGTTGACAG TGAATCTCACATCTTCTTTAAACAAAGTGAGACAAGAATTGGTGGCTCCTACAAAAAAGCAATTTACAAAGAATACACGGATGGTTCTTTcactgaatataaaaaaaggCTTGCAGAGGAAGCACATCTTGGACTCCTAG GACCTGTGATCAGGGCTGAAGTGGGTGAGCGCATCATGGTGACCTTCCGGAACAACGCCAGCCGCCCATTCAGCATCCAGCCCCACGGTGTGAGTTACCGCAGCAGCGAGGCAGGGGCACGCTATGGCAGTGCCTCCACAG GTACCAAATCTCCAGCCTCTCATGTGAGTCCCGGCACCACATTTACATATGAATGGGATGTGCCAGAAGATGTGGGTCCCACAGAGCAAGACCCAGACTGTTTAACCTGGCTTTATTACTCAGCTGTGGATGCAGTCAGAGACACCAGTTCTGGCCTTGTTGGTCCTCTCCTAGTGTGCAGGAAAGgagctctgctttcttctggGAAACAG aaaaatgtgaacgTGGAGTTTTTTCTACTTGCCACAGTATTTGATGAGAATCTGAGCTGGTATTTGGATGATAATATTTTGATGTTTACCCTAAGGCCTGACAAAATtgacaaagatgatgaagaCTTCCAAGAGTCTAACAAAATGcact CCATTAATGGTTATATGTATGGAAATCAGCCTGGTCTTGAGATGTGTAAAGGAAGTGTTGTTTCCTGGCATTTGATGGGCTTGGGTTCAGAAGTTGATGTCCATGGGATCTACTTCTCAGAAAACACTTTTGTGTCAAAAGGAACAAGAAGGGATACAGCAAATCTGTTTCCACATACAGTTCTTACAGCTATTATGAAGCCTGATTCTGAAG GAGTTTTTGAAGTGTCCTGCCTGACAACAGACCACTACACTGGGGGCATGAAACAGAActacaaagtgaaaaaatgcCATTGGTGGAATGTAGATTTATCTATGTATTTGCATGAAAAGATTTACTACATTGCTGCAGTGGAAGTTGAATGGGACTATTCTCCTAACAGGACATGGGAATTTGAGCGGCATCAATACCATGAGGAAAG CCCTGGCAacccatttttaaataaagataacAAATTCATTGGCTCAAAGTACAAAAAGGTAGTATATCGTGAGTACACCGATCAGACATTCAGTACTCTCAAAAACAGagcaaaggagcagcagcatctggaAATTCAAG GGCCATTGCTTGTGTCAAATATTGGAGATAAAATCATAATAGTTTTTAAGAACTTAGCATCAAGACCCTATTCTATCCATGCCCATGGAGTGAAAACAGACAGTTCTGTTGTTGCTGTAACTAACCCAG GCATTAATGGAAAGGTGTTTGGAAATTTACATGGCCTGACTATGCATGTTGGAGATAATGTCAGCTGGTATTTGATGGGAATGGGCAATGAGATAGACATTCACACAGCACACTTCCACGGCCACAGCTTTGACTACAAG CAAACAGGGGTTTACCGGGCAGATGTCTTTGACCTGTTCCCTGGGACATCTCAAACTGTGGAAATGACCCCACAGAACCCTGGAACCTGGCTGTTACATTGTCACGTTACTGCCCACATCCACGCAGGCATGGAAGTGACCTACACTGTGCTCCCGAAGGAAG tCAAACAGTCTCTGCTCCCAAGATTATTCAATCAGTTCAACTGTAAAGGCATGACAGGCACCCAAGAATGA
- the CP gene encoding ceruloplasmin isoform X3 encodes MKLFLLSCLLISCCFQAGAVNREYYIGITETAWNYAPGNANAISGQLFAEEEQAEVFLKRGPHRIGSTYKKAIYIQYTNHLYDVIVDKPSWLGFLGPIIKGEVGDSITIHLKNFASRNYTLHPHGVRYTKENEGAFYPDTTKDLQKQDDAVEPGGQYTYTWDVTEDQGPAEADADCITRAYHSHIDGPRDVASGLVGPLIICRKGTEIKRDSDQHFDAEFILMFSVVDENLSWYLEDNIRTYCSEPSKVDKDNEDFQESNKMHSINGYMYGYLPNLTMCVKDKIKWHLFGMGNEADIHSAYFHGQTLIERHHRVDTISLFPATFMDAVMVPRSPGEWLLSCQVNDHIEGGMQALFKVEDCKKSTPSHNESTKIRQYFIAAEEIIWNYGPSAVNHFTGQELIVDSESHIFFKQSETRIGGSYKKAIYKEYTDGSFTEYKKRLAEEAHLGLLGPVIRAEVGERIMVTFRNNASRPFSIQPHGVSYRSSEAGARYGSASTGTKSPASHVSPGTTFTYEWDVPEDVGPTEQDPDCLTWLYYSAVDAVRDTSSGLVGPLLVCRKGALLSSGKQKNVNVEFFLLATVFDENLSWYLDDNILMFTLRPDKIDKDDEDFQESNKMHSINGYMYGNQPGLEMCKGSVVSWHLMGLGSEVDVHGIYFSENTFVSKGTRRDTANLFPHTVLTAIMKPDSEGVFEVSCLTTDHYTGGMKQNYKVKKCHWWNVDLSMYLHEKIYYIAAVEVEWDYSPNRTWEFERHQYHEESPGNPFLNKDNKFIGSKYKKVVYREYTDQTFSTLKNRAKEQQHLEIQGPLLVSNIGDKIIIVFKNLASRPYSIHAHGVKTDSSVVAVTNPGETKMYVWKIPERSSPERGDSHCIPWAYHSTVDIVKALMERCLEIYMA; translated from the exons ATGAAGCTATTTCTCCTAAGCTGCTTGCTGATTTCTTGCTGTTTCCAAGCTGGGGCTGTGAACCGGGAATACTATATTGGCATTACAGAGACAGCCTGGAACTATGCACCTGGCAATGCCAATGCCATCTCTGGGCAGCTTTTTGCAGAAGAAGA GCAGGCTGAAGTCTTTCTCAAAAGAGGACCACACAGGATAGGAAGCACGTACAAGAAGGCTATCTACATTCAATATACCAATCATTTATATGATGTGATAGTTGACAAACCTTCCTGGCTGGGTTTTTTAGGTCCTATAATTAAGGGAGAAGTTGGAGATTCCATTACTATTCACTTGAAAAACTTTGCTTCCAGAAACTACACACTGCATCCACATGGTGTAAgatacacaaaagaaaatgaag GTGCTTTTTATCCTGACACCACCAAAGATTTGCAAAAGCAAGATGATGCTGTGGAGCCTGGAGGCCAGTACACTTACACATGGGATGTGACAGAAGATCAAGGTCCAGCTGAAGCAGATGCAGACTGCATAACCAGGGCTTACCACTCCCACATAGATGGTCCAAGAGATGTTGCCTCAGGTCTTGTTGGGCCTTTAATAATTTGCAGGAAAG gtacAGAAATTAAGAGGGACAGTGATCAACACTTTGATGCTGAATTTATCCTTATGTTTTCTGTGGTGGATGAAAATCTCAGTTGGTATCTAGAGGACAATATCAGAACCTACTGTTCTGAGCCTTCCAAAGTGGACAAAGATAATGAGGACTTCCAGGAAAGCAATAAAATGCACT ctATCAACGGGTACATGTATGGATACCTCCCAAACCTCACAATGTGTGTGAAAGATAAGATAAAATGGCATCTCTTTGGCATGGGTAATGAAGCTGATATCCATTCAGCCTACTTTCATGGGCAGACCTTAATAGAAAGGCATCATCGAGTTGACACCATCAGCCTGTTCCCAGCCACATTCATGGATGCTGTCATGGTACCAAGGAGCCCTGGGGAATGGCTGCTCAGCTGCCAAGTGAATGACCATATTGAAG gtggTATGCAGGCCCTTTTTAAAGTAGAAGATTGTAAGAAATCCACACCAAGTCACAATGAGAGTACAAAGATAAGACAGTACTTCATTGCTGCTGAAGAGATCATCTGGAATTATGGCCCATCTGCAGTGAACCATTTTACAGGACAAGAATTAATTGTTGACAG TGAATCTCACATCTTCTTTAAACAAAGTGAGACAAGAATTGGTGGCTCCTACAAAAAAGCAATTTACAAAGAATACACGGATGGTTCTTTcactgaatataaaaaaaggCTTGCAGAGGAAGCACATCTTGGACTCCTAG GACCTGTGATCAGGGCTGAAGTGGGTGAGCGCATCATGGTGACCTTCCGGAACAACGCCAGCCGCCCATTCAGCATCCAGCCCCACGGTGTGAGTTACCGCAGCAGCGAGGCAGGGGCACGCTATGGCAGTGCCTCCACAG GTACCAAATCTCCAGCCTCTCATGTGAGTCCCGGCACCACATTTACATATGAATGGGATGTGCCAGAAGATGTGGGTCCCACAGAGCAAGACCCAGACTGTTTAACCTGGCTTTATTACTCAGCTGTGGATGCAGTCAGAGACACCAGTTCTGGCCTTGTTGGTCCTCTCCTAGTGTGCAGGAAAGgagctctgctttcttctggGAAACAG aaaaatgtgaacgTGGAGTTTTTTCTACTTGCCACAGTATTTGATGAGAATCTGAGCTGGTATTTGGATGATAATATTTTGATGTTTACCCTAAGGCCTGACAAAATtgacaaagatgatgaagaCTTCCAAGAGTCTAACAAAATGcact CCATTAATGGTTATATGTATGGAAATCAGCCTGGTCTTGAGATGTGTAAAGGAAGTGTTGTTTCCTGGCATTTGATGGGCTTGGGTTCAGAAGTTGATGTCCATGGGATCTACTTCTCAGAAAACACTTTTGTGTCAAAAGGAACAAGAAGGGATACAGCAAATCTGTTTCCACATACAGTTCTTACAGCTATTATGAAGCCTGATTCTGAAG GAGTTTTTGAAGTGTCCTGCCTGACAACAGACCACTACACTGGGGGCATGAAACAGAActacaaagtgaaaaaatgcCATTGGTGGAATGTAGATTTATCTATGTATTTGCATGAAAAGATTTACTACATTGCTGCAGTGGAAGTTGAATGGGACTATTCTCCTAACAGGACATGGGAATTTGAGCGGCATCAATACCATGAGGAAAG CCCTGGCAacccatttttaaataaagataacAAATTCATTGGCTCAAAGTACAAAAAGGTAGTATATCGTGAGTACACCGATCAGACATTCAGTACTCTCAAAAACAGagcaaaggagcagcagcatctggaAATTCAAG GGCCATTGCTTGTGTCAAATATTGGAGATAAAATCATAATAGTTTTTAAGAACTTAGCATCAAGACCCTATTCTATCCATGCCCATGGAGTGAAAACAGACAGTTCTGTTGTTGCTGTAACTAACCCAG GTGAAACAAAAATGTATGTCTGGAAAATCCCAGAGAGATCTAGTCCTGAGAGAGGAGATTCACACTGTATTCCATGGGCATACCATTCAACAGTGGACATTGTTAAG GCATTAATGGAAAGGTGTTTGGAAATTTACATGGCCTGA
- the CP gene encoding ceruloplasmin isoform X1, which produces MKLFLLSCLLISCCFQAGAVNREYYIGITETAWNYAPGNANAISGQLFAEEEQAEVFLKRGPHRIGSTYKKAIYIQYTNHLYDVIVDKPSWLGFLGPIIKGEVGDSITIHLKNFASRNYTLHPHGVRYTKENEGAFYPDTTKDLQKQDDAVEPGGQYTYTWDVTEDQGPAEADADCITRAYHSHIDGPRDVASGLVGPLIICRKGTEIKRDSDQHFDAEFILMFSVVDENLSWYLEDNIRTYCSEPSKVDKDNEDFQESNKMHSINGYMYGYLPNLTMCVKDKIKWHLFGMGNEADIHSAYFHGQTLIERHHRVDTISLFPATFMDAVMVPRSPGEWLLSCQVNDHIEGGMQALFKVEDCKKSTPSHNESTKIRQYFIAAEEIIWNYGPSAVNHFTGQELIVDSESHIFFKQSETRIGGSYKKAIYKEYTDGSFTEYKKRLAEEAHLGLLGPVIRAEVGERIMVTFRNNASRPFSIQPHGVSYRSSEAGARYGSASTGTKSPASHVSPGTTFTYEWDVPEDVGPTEQDPDCLTWLYYSAVDAVRDTSSGLVGPLLVCRKGALLSSGKQKNVNVEFFLLATVFDENLSWYLDDNILMFTLRPDKIDKDDEDFQESNKMHSINGYMYGNQPGLEMCKGSVVSWHLMGLGSEVDVHGIYFSENTFVSKGTRRDTANLFPHTVLTAIMKPDSEGVFEVSCLTTDHYTGGMKQNYKVKKCHWWNVDLSMYLHEKIYYIAAVEVEWDYSPNRTWEFERHQYHEESPGNPFLNKDNKFIGSKYKKVVYREYTDQTFSTLKNRAKEQQHLEIQGPLLVSNIGDKIIIVFKNLASRPYSIHAHGVKTDSSVVAVTNPGETKMYVWKIPERSSPERGDSHCIPWAYHSTVDIVKDTYSGLIGTLVVCHKHYLPSFHTKKKVQFALLFMVFDENESWYLDENIKMYSTNPHLVDKEDEEFLESNKMHGINGKVFGNLHGLTMHVGDNVSWYLMGMGNEIDIHTAHFHGHSFDYKQTGVYRADVFDLFPGTSQTVEMTPQNPGTWLLHCHVTAHIHAGMEVTYTVLPKEVKQSLLPRLFNQFNCKGMTGTQE; this is translated from the exons ATGAAGCTATTTCTCCTAAGCTGCTTGCTGATTTCTTGCTGTTTCCAAGCTGGGGCTGTGAACCGGGAATACTATATTGGCATTACAGAGACAGCCTGGAACTATGCACCTGGCAATGCCAATGCCATCTCTGGGCAGCTTTTTGCAGAAGAAGA GCAGGCTGAAGTCTTTCTCAAAAGAGGACCACACAGGATAGGAAGCACGTACAAGAAGGCTATCTACATTCAATATACCAATCATTTATATGATGTGATAGTTGACAAACCTTCCTGGCTGGGTTTTTTAGGTCCTATAATTAAGGGAGAAGTTGGAGATTCCATTACTATTCACTTGAAAAACTTTGCTTCCAGAAACTACACACTGCATCCACATGGTGTAAgatacacaaaagaaaatgaag GTGCTTTTTATCCTGACACCACCAAAGATTTGCAAAAGCAAGATGATGCTGTGGAGCCTGGAGGCCAGTACACTTACACATGGGATGTGACAGAAGATCAAGGTCCAGCTGAAGCAGATGCAGACTGCATAACCAGGGCTTACCACTCCCACATAGATGGTCCAAGAGATGTTGCCTCAGGTCTTGTTGGGCCTTTAATAATTTGCAGGAAAG gtacAGAAATTAAGAGGGACAGTGATCAACACTTTGATGCTGAATTTATCCTTATGTTTTCTGTGGTGGATGAAAATCTCAGTTGGTATCTAGAGGACAATATCAGAACCTACTGTTCTGAGCCTTCCAAAGTGGACAAAGATAATGAGGACTTCCAGGAAAGCAATAAAATGCACT ctATCAACGGGTACATGTATGGATACCTCCCAAACCTCACAATGTGTGTGAAAGATAAGATAAAATGGCATCTCTTTGGCATGGGTAATGAAGCTGATATCCATTCAGCCTACTTTCATGGGCAGACCTTAATAGAAAGGCATCATCGAGTTGACACCATCAGCCTGTTCCCAGCCACATTCATGGATGCTGTCATGGTACCAAGGAGCCCTGGGGAATGGCTGCTCAGCTGCCAAGTGAATGACCATATTGAAG gtggTATGCAGGCCCTTTTTAAAGTAGAAGATTGTAAGAAATCCACACCAAGTCACAATGAGAGTACAAAGATAAGACAGTACTTCATTGCTGCTGAAGAGATCATCTGGAATTATGGCCCATCTGCAGTGAACCATTTTACAGGACAAGAATTAATTGTTGACAG TGAATCTCACATCTTCTTTAAACAAAGTGAGACAAGAATTGGTGGCTCCTACAAAAAAGCAATTTACAAAGAATACACGGATGGTTCTTTcactgaatataaaaaaaggCTTGCAGAGGAAGCACATCTTGGACTCCTAG GACCTGTGATCAGGGCTGAAGTGGGTGAGCGCATCATGGTGACCTTCCGGAACAACGCCAGCCGCCCATTCAGCATCCAGCCCCACGGTGTGAGTTACCGCAGCAGCGAGGCAGGGGCACGCTATGGCAGTGCCTCCACAG GTACCAAATCTCCAGCCTCTCATGTGAGTCCCGGCACCACATTTACATATGAATGGGATGTGCCAGAAGATGTGGGTCCCACAGAGCAAGACCCAGACTGTTTAACCTGGCTTTATTACTCAGCTGTGGATGCAGTCAGAGACACCAGTTCTGGCCTTGTTGGTCCTCTCCTAGTGTGCAGGAAAGgagctctgctttcttctggGAAACAG aaaaatgtgaacgTGGAGTTTTTTCTACTTGCCACAGTATTTGATGAGAATCTGAGCTGGTATTTGGATGATAATATTTTGATGTTTACCCTAAGGCCTGACAAAATtgacaaagatgatgaagaCTTCCAAGAGTCTAACAAAATGcact CCATTAATGGTTATATGTATGGAAATCAGCCTGGTCTTGAGATGTGTAAAGGAAGTGTTGTTTCCTGGCATTTGATGGGCTTGGGTTCAGAAGTTGATGTCCATGGGATCTACTTCTCAGAAAACACTTTTGTGTCAAAAGGAACAAGAAGGGATACAGCAAATCTGTTTCCACATACAGTTCTTACAGCTATTATGAAGCCTGATTCTGAAG GAGTTTTTGAAGTGTCCTGCCTGACAACAGACCACTACACTGGGGGCATGAAACAGAActacaaagtgaaaaaatgcCATTGGTGGAATGTAGATTTATCTATGTATTTGCATGAAAAGATTTACTACATTGCTGCAGTGGAAGTTGAATGGGACTATTCTCCTAACAGGACATGGGAATTTGAGCGGCATCAATACCATGAGGAAAG CCCTGGCAacccatttttaaataaagataacAAATTCATTGGCTCAAAGTACAAAAAGGTAGTATATCGTGAGTACACCGATCAGACATTCAGTACTCTCAAAAACAGagcaaaggagcagcagcatctggaAATTCAAG GGCCATTGCTTGTGTCAAATATTGGAGATAAAATCATAATAGTTTTTAAGAACTTAGCATCAAGACCCTATTCTATCCATGCCCATGGAGTGAAAACAGACAGTTCTGTTGTTGCTGTAACTAACCCAG GTGAAACAAAAATGTATGTCTGGAAAATCCCAGAGAGATCTAGTCCTGAGAGAGGAGATTCACACTGTATTCCATGGGCATACCATTCAACAGTGGACATTGTTAAG GACACTTACAGTGGATTAATAGGCACACTTGTTGTGTGTCATAAACATTACCTGCCATCATTTCACACTAAAAAGAAAGTTCAATTTGCTCTTCTCTTTATGGTTTTTGATGAAAATGAGTCTTGGTACTTggatgaaaacattaaaatgtattctaCCAACCCACACCTTGTTGACAAAGAGGATGAGGAATTCCTTGAAAGTAATAAAATGCATG GCATTAATGGAAAGGTGTTTGGAAATTTACATGGCCTGACTATGCATGTTGGAGATAATGTCAGCTGGTATTTGATGGGAATGGGCAATGAGATAGACATTCACACAGCACACTTCCACGGCCACAGCTTTGACTACAAG CAAACAGGGGTTTACCGGGCAGATGTCTTTGACCTGTTCCCTGGGACATCTCAAACTGTGGAAATGACCCCACAGAACCCTGGAACCTGGCTGTTACATTGTCACGTTACTGCCCACATCCACGCAGGCATGGAAGTGACCTACACTGTGCTCCCGAAGGAAG tCAAACAGTCTCTGCTCCCAAGATTATTCAATCAGTTCAACTGTAAAGGCATGACAGGCACCCAAGAATGA